Proteins encoded within one genomic window of Calonectris borealis chromosome 1, bCalBor7.hap1.2, whole genome shotgun sequence:
- the LOC142082231 gene encoding tetraspanin-7-like gives MTVLKLSLMAFSFVFWAAGLTMLTIGLWAKVSLGSYLVLSASDYPSAPAILLATGAAVIIWGFLGCFGAATEHRGLLRAYSAFLTAVMVAGLTAGLSVLLYRQNIAQGFQEGLRQALLAYGEDEGMADALDALQRSLSCCGVESYRDWLTSPWGLEQNGSVPISCCRARRGCQRSPPNARGLHRDGCFGKVSAFVSSNMFYVATAALGLALLQLIGIVLACLLAARIPAHLLGIATPR, from the coding sequence ATGACCGTGCTCAAGCTGTCCCTCATGGCCTTCAGCTTCGTCTTCTGGGCAGCAGGGCTGACCATGCTCACCATCGGCCTCTGGGCCAAGGTGTCTCTGGGGAGCTACCTGGTGCTGTCAGCCAGCGACTACCCCAGCGCCCCCGCCATCCTCTTGGCCACCGGCGCCGCCGTCATCATCTGGGGCTTCCTGGGCTGCTTCGGCGCGGCCACGGAGCACCGGGGCCTCCTGCGTGCCTACAGCGCCTTCCTGACCGCCGTGATGGTGGCCGGGCTGACGGCGGGGCTCTCGGTGCTCCTCTACCGCCAGAACATCGCGCAGGGTTTCCAGGAAGGGCTACGCCAGGCCCTGCTCGCCTACGGGGAGGACGAGGGGATGGCGGATGCCCTGGACGCTTTGCAGCGCAGCTTGTCCTGCTGCGGTGTGGAGAGCTACCGTGACTGGCTCACCTCGCCCTGGGGGCTGGAGCAAAATGGCTCGGTGCCCATCAGCTGCTGCCGGGCCCGCCGGGGTTGCCAGCGCAGCCCACCCAACGCACGCGGGCTGCACCGCGACGGTTGCTTTGGCAAGGTGTCGGCCTTCGTCAGCAGCAACATGTTTTATGTTGCCACGGCTGCCCTGGGGTTGGCACTGCTGCAGCTCATTGGCATTGTGCTGGCCTGCCTGCTGGCTGCCCGCATCCCTGCCCACCTGCTGGGCATCGCCACCCCTCGCTGA